One Cuculus canorus isolate bCucCan1 chromosome 34, bCucCan1.pri, whole genome shotgun sequence genomic region harbors:
- the LOC128849824 gene encoding uncharacterized protein LOC128849824 yields the protein MGRGQGGGAWPELGVALPALFGNGSGDLAREERRGYSAGAGSQQKGAGSQPGTVPIVGAWPEKGRGYGGRRVGVASSRSGLRLCFLPRCTGSDVTHTLPRPSPPCRPSLASSAPSRVPWPRGSARPGAESPRGLRNRRWGRGKAPWGSSPSAPPALAPQRGFSPTSRTTRNGSDQDAIPPIAPGPPGDPKHSFAIATGTTGTPRIPSPSHWDHPFPPLPSINVVLSPPCAERDTDIVGRVQKLRCEDAMRVARVGLRGFHPLIP from the exons ATGGGGCGTGGCCAGGGcggaggggcgtggccagagcTGGGCGTGGCGCTACCTGCTCTGTTTGGGAATGGCAGTGGGGACTTGGCCAGGGAAGAGAGGCGGGGCTACAGCGCGGGGGCGGGGTCACAGCAAAAGGGGGCGGGGTCACAGCCAGGCACAGTGCCAATtgtgggggcgtggccagaaAAGGGGCGGGGCTACGG AGGCCGCCGTGTGGGCGTGGCTTCATCGCGCTCGGGGCTCCGCCTCTGCTTCCTTCCCCGCTGCACCGGAAGTGACGTCACGCATACACTTCCGCGTCCTTCGCCGCCATGCCGCCCTTCGCTCGCCTCCTCCGCGCCTTCCCGCGTCCCGTGGCCCCGCGGCTCGGCCCGGCCCGGCGCGGAGTCACCTCGGGGCCTCCGGAATCGCCGCTGGGGCCGGGG GAAAGCGCCGTGGGGCTCCTCGCCATCGGCGCCGCCTGCCTTGGCCCCGCAGCGTGGGTTCTCGCCCACCTCGAGGACTACAAGAAACGGGAGTGACCAGGACGCCATCCCCCCCATCGCACCGGGACCACCGGGGGACCCCAAGCATTCCTTCGCCATCGCCACTGGGACCACCGGGACCCCAAGAATTCCATCACCATCCCACTGGGACCacccatttccccccctcccctcaatAAATGTtgtcctctcccctccctgtgctgagaGGGACACTGACATCGTGGGACGAGTCCAAAAGCTGCGTTGCGAGGATGCGATGCGTGTTGCTAGGGTGGGTTTGAGAGGCTTTCATCCCTTAATTCCCTAA